In a genomic window of Fimbriiglobus ruber:
- a CDS encoding Trm112 family protein — MDARFLETLRCPVDPERAATLHRDREHLECDGCGVRYPIKNGLPVLIADDADLPPGCDRRLDLPCQQRLAARRKQRR; from the coding sequence ATGGACGCCCGCTTCCTCGAAACCCTCCGGTGCCCCGTCGACCCCGAACGAGCTGCCACTCTCCACCGCGACCGCGAGCACCTCGAATGCGACGGGTGCGGGGTCCGCTACCCGATCAAGAACGGCCTTCCGGTCCTCATCGCGGACGACGCCGACCTCCCGCCCGGGTGCGACCGCCGACTCGACCTCCCCTGCCAACAACGACTCGCCGCCCGGCGCAAACAGAGGCGATAA